In one Desertibacillus haloalkaliphilus genomic region, the following are encoded:
- a CDS encoding TetR/AcrR family transcriptional regulator, translated as MKKKDESKYETIIQAAIQIIVTEGAASLSTTKVAKAVGISQSNIYIYFNNKADMLTQVFEHEQAVMRDMLVTSITTEPTLAGKVRVW; from the coding sequence ATGAAGAAAAAAGATGAATCGAAGTATGAGACAATTATTCAGGCAGCGATACAGATTATCGTGACTGAAGGGGCGGCTAGTTTATCAACAACGAAGGTCGCCAAGGCCGTTGGTATCTCGCAATCCAACATCTATATTTACTTTAATAATAAGGCTGATATGCTAACGCAAGTCTTTGAACATGAGCAAGCAGTTATGCGTGACATGTTGGTCACATCAATAACGACTGAGCCGACTCTGGCTGGGAAGGTGCGTGTCTGGT